A region of Hoplias malabaricus isolate fHopMal1 chromosome 12, fHopMal1.hap1, whole genome shotgun sequence DNA encodes the following proteins:
- the mmadhcb gene encoding metabolism of cobalamin associated Db isoform X1: MCHICIVYYKEEKPKRMTSVLCSRVRLVTYLPGLHILVRRVAAARSFSGTSGSDEPHLNITPPDMGLRTVWPDESMGPFGPQDKRFQLPGNTGFAAHLEGVAQQQTTPVNRTLPDVLTAQSNSERHEFILAQIVSEFQGKGEPSLSENVSCVEGYFDHSKVECAIQSCPELLRKDFELMFPEAPSSNMMVVTVTQKTQNDMTAWSEEVDQEREELLAKFIAGAKEICLALQTEGFWADFIDPSSGLAFFGSYTNNTLFETDERYRHLGFQIEDLGCCKVIRHSLWGTHVFVGTVFTNAPPNSLIMRKLQGD; this comes from the exons ATGTGTCATATTTGCATT GTGTACTACAAAGAAGAGAAGCCCAAAAGAATGACCAGT GTGCTCTGTAGCAGAGTGAGGCTGGTTACGTACCTGCCAGGGCTTCACATTCTAGTGCGACGTGTTGCTGCAGCTCGGTCTTTCTCTGGAACATCTGGCTCTGATGAACCTCACCTCAATATCACACCCCCTGATATGG GGCTAAGAACTGTGTGGCCAGATGAGAGCATGGGCCCTTTTGGACCCCAGGACAAGCGTTTCCAGTTGCCTGGAAACACTGGCTTTGCCGCCCACCTAGAAGGCGTAGCACAGCAGCAGACCACCCCAGTAAACAGGACACTCCCAGATGTGTTAACAGCCCAGTCCAACTCTGAGAGACACGAATTTATACTTGCACAAATTGTCAGTGAATTTCAG GGGAAAGGTGAACCTTCTTTATCAGAGAATGTCAGTTGTGTAGAGGGTTATTTTGACCATTCCAAAGTGGAGTGTGCGATACAATCCTGCCCAGAACTACTCAggaaag ACTTTGAATTGATGTTCCCTGAAGCCCCTTCCAGCAATATGATGGTGGTAACTGtaactcagaaaacacagaatgATATGACCGCCTGGTCAGAGGAGGTGGaccaggagagagaggagctacTGGCAAAA TTCATTGCAGGGGCAAAGGAGATCTGCCTCGCCCTCCAGACAGAGGGGTTCTGGGCCGACTTTATTGACCCATCATCGGGGCTAGCA TTCTTTGGGTcctacacaaacaacacactgtTTGAAACAGATGAAAGATACCGCCACCTGGGGTTTCAAATCGAGGACCTTGGCTGCTGCAAAGTGATTCGTCACAGCTTGTGGGGGACTCACGtgtttgtgggaacagttttcACTAACGCACCACCCAACAGCCTTATAATGAGGAAGCTACAAGGGGATTAA
- the LOC136710889 gene encoding uncharacterized protein: protein MAGKVFEFGSKEELFNLLGDFNCPYCTKTVQASPRHLASQHLRYAIHYSVAGIGRFSIPCYCAEEKRDRRSHWHCTKCPKVIHRTTDFRAHLSHHAGVQLRDKLLDAEEASEGTSGFIEPIEDYKSSCQKCDTLVAHHNFQSPLRKQKMQQNCSQEQPMICVDAKNGIYVTPKDLQGAKLPIHVCKSLVSQSFLCELETCREFMTMASQNGNPGKECYHLERTRNAQCYSPPPPMCNFSLQDMAEKGIISKLKQQECMTLHAKACLEEVDCVFPIFWEEPGAPERYFYFSVYSDQNDTWCKFGRTLVTLDTSLGKWHWHCQCTQQSCVHQHISMWWIFQERPCWRKHIVSNSELIEAVETKEIELEEMLQIQHSESACH, encoded by the exons ATGGCAG GGAAAGTATTTGAGTTTGGAAGTAAAGAGGAGCTCTTCAACTTGCTTGGAGACTTTAACTGTCCATACTGCACAAAAACAGTCCAAGCTAGTCCACGCCATTTAGCTTCACAACATCTGAGATATGCAATACATTACTCTGTAGCTGGCATTG GCAGGTTCTCTATCCCCTGCTATTGTGCTGAGGAAAAACGTGATAGAAGGAGCCACTGGCATTGTACAAAGTGTCCCAAAGTAATACACAGGACTACGGACTTCAGAGCGCACCTGTCTCACCATG CGGGTGTTCAGTTGAGAGACAAGCTTTTGG ATGCAGAAGAAGCAAGTGAGGGCACTTCAGGTTTCATTGAACCAATAGAAGACTACAAGTCATCTTGTCAGAAATGTGACACACTAGTTGCTCACCACAATTTCCAATCTCCTTTGAGGAAACAAAAGATGCAGCAGAATTGCAGTCAGGAACAGCCCATGATTTGTGTAGATGCTAAGAACGGGATATATGTGACGCCAAAGGATCTTCAAGGAGCAAAGCTTCCGATACATGTTTGCAAGTCTTTAGTTTCACAGAGTTTTCTCTGTGAATTGGAGACATGCAGAGAGTTCATGACTATGGCTTCCCAGAATGGAAATCCTGGAAAGGAGTGTTATCACCTGGAGAGGACAAGAAATGCCCAGTGCTACAGCCCACCTCCAccaatgtgcaatttctcactACAGGACATGGCAGAAAAAGGGATTATTTCCAAATTAAAGCAGCAAGAATGTATGACATTACATGCAAAGGCCTGTCTTGAGGAAGTAGACTGTGTCTTTCCTATTTTTTGGGAAGAACCGGGTGCCCCTGAAAGATACTTCTACTTCTCTGTATACAGTGATCAAAACGACACGTGGTGTAAGTTCGGAAGGACGCTGGTCACGCTGGACACTAGTCTTGGTAAATGGCACTGGCACTGCCAGTGCACACAACAAAGTTGTGTCCATCAACATATATCCATGTGGTGGATCTTTCAAGAACGACCCTGCTGGCGCAAACACATAGTTAGTAACTCAGAACTAATTGAGGCTGTAGAGACAAAGGAAATAGAGCTTGAGGAAATGCTTCAAATACAGCATTCTGAATCGGCATGTCATTAA
- the mmadhcb gene encoding metabolism of cobalamin associated Db isoform X2 — MFNPDVYYKEEKPKRMTSVLCSRVRLVTYLPGLHILVRRVAAARSFSGTSGSDEPHLNITPPDMGLRTVWPDESMGPFGPQDKRFQLPGNTGFAAHLEGVAQQQTTPVNRTLPDVLTAQSNSERHEFILAQIVSEFQGKGEPSLSENVSCVEGYFDHSKVECAIQSCPELLRKDFELMFPEAPSSNMMVVTVTQKTQNDMTAWSEEVDQEREELLAKFIAGAKEICLALQTEGFWADFIDPSSGLAFFGSYTNNTLFETDERYRHLGFQIEDLGCCKVIRHSLWGTHVFVGTVFTNAPPNSLIMRKLQGD, encoded by the exons ATGTTTAACCCTGAT GTGTACTACAAAGAAGAGAAGCCCAAAAGAATGACCAGT GTGCTCTGTAGCAGAGTGAGGCTGGTTACGTACCTGCCAGGGCTTCACATTCTAGTGCGACGTGTTGCTGCAGCTCGGTCTTTCTCTGGAACATCTGGCTCTGATGAACCTCACCTCAATATCACACCCCCTGATATGG GGCTAAGAACTGTGTGGCCAGATGAGAGCATGGGCCCTTTTGGACCCCAGGACAAGCGTTTCCAGTTGCCTGGAAACACTGGCTTTGCCGCCCACCTAGAAGGCGTAGCACAGCAGCAGACCACCCCAGTAAACAGGACACTCCCAGATGTGTTAACAGCCCAGTCCAACTCTGAGAGACACGAATTTATACTTGCACAAATTGTCAGTGAATTTCAG GGGAAAGGTGAACCTTCTTTATCAGAGAATGTCAGTTGTGTAGAGGGTTATTTTGACCATTCCAAAGTGGAGTGTGCGATACAATCCTGCCCAGAACTACTCAggaaag ACTTTGAATTGATGTTCCCTGAAGCCCCTTCCAGCAATATGATGGTGGTAACTGtaactcagaaaacacagaatgATATGACCGCCTGGTCAGAGGAGGTGGaccaggagagagaggagctacTGGCAAAA TTCATTGCAGGGGCAAAGGAGATCTGCCTCGCCCTCCAGACAGAGGGGTTCTGGGCCGACTTTATTGACCCATCATCGGGGCTAGCA TTCTTTGGGTcctacacaaacaacacactgtTTGAAACAGATGAAAGATACCGCCACCTGGGGTTTCAAATCGAGGACCTTGGCTGCTGCAAAGTGATTCGTCACAGCTTGTGGGGGACTCACGtgtttgtgggaacagttttcACTAACGCACCACCCAACAGCCTTATAATGAGGAAGCTACAAGGGGATTAA
- the mmadhcb gene encoding metabolism of cobalamin associated Db isoform X3, protein MTSVLCSRVRLVTYLPGLHILVRRVAAARSFSGTSGSDEPHLNITPPDMGLRTVWPDESMGPFGPQDKRFQLPGNTGFAAHLEGVAQQQTTPVNRTLPDVLTAQSNSERHEFILAQIVSEFQGKGEPSLSENVSCVEGYFDHSKVECAIQSCPELLRKDFELMFPEAPSSNMMVVTVTQKTQNDMTAWSEEVDQEREELLAKFIAGAKEICLALQTEGFWADFIDPSSGLAFFGSYTNNTLFETDERYRHLGFQIEDLGCCKVIRHSLWGTHVFVGTVFTNAPPNSLIMRKLQGD, encoded by the exons ATGACCAGT GTGCTCTGTAGCAGAGTGAGGCTGGTTACGTACCTGCCAGGGCTTCACATTCTAGTGCGACGTGTTGCTGCAGCTCGGTCTTTCTCTGGAACATCTGGCTCTGATGAACCTCACCTCAATATCACACCCCCTGATATGG GGCTAAGAACTGTGTGGCCAGATGAGAGCATGGGCCCTTTTGGACCCCAGGACAAGCGTTTCCAGTTGCCTGGAAACACTGGCTTTGCCGCCCACCTAGAAGGCGTAGCACAGCAGCAGACCACCCCAGTAAACAGGACACTCCCAGATGTGTTAACAGCCCAGTCCAACTCTGAGAGACACGAATTTATACTTGCACAAATTGTCAGTGAATTTCAG GGGAAAGGTGAACCTTCTTTATCAGAGAATGTCAGTTGTGTAGAGGGTTATTTTGACCATTCCAAAGTGGAGTGTGCGATACAATCCTGCCCAGAACTACTCAggaaag ACTTTGAATTGATGTTCCCTGAAGCCCCTTCCAGCAATATGATGGTGGTAACTGtaactcagaaaacacagaatgATATGACCGCCTGGTCAGAGGAGGTGGaccaggagagagaggagctacTGGCAAAA TTCATTGCAGGGGCAAAGGAGATCTGCCTCGCCCTCCAGACAGAGGGGTTCTGGGCCGACTTTATTGACCCATCATCGGGGCTAGCA TTCTTTGGGTcctacacaaacaacacactgtTTGAAACAGATGAAAGATACCGCCACCTGGGGTTTCAAATCGAGGACCTTGGCTGCTGCAAAGTGATTCGTCACAGCTTGTGGGGGACTCACGtgtttgtgggaacagttttcACTAACGCACCACCCAACAGCCTTATAATGAGGAAGCTACAAGGGGATTAA